A part of Dermacentor variabilis isolate Ectoservices chromosome 10, ASM5094787v1, whole genome shotgun sequence genomic DNA contains:
- the LOC142560950 gene encoding uncharacterized protein LOC142560950 — MQPLQNPFLFVVQILAFLGTWQPLDSFCEAIVLPLSPCYVRDQHYGGNATSSTLDAVYIVPRLGWPFPSPTTPVSRMYLRATLSSGHFSGLDGAAAMQPLQNPFLFVVQVGKHPSLHAKRSSNICLLLFPGPLVILCDFFECIYVVKLLMLAGDVEQNPGPQKEILDAIAALSAKSDARHTEVIGMLSEVRANQQKLEEKVSSLASRLATVESLVESYEANQNGVDLPRVVDEAVRDQTAAITSRLDELEDRSRRDNLIFYGIPDVPAENWSESETKIRNCLTNLLQITLIDEAISRAHRLGTYAVNKHRPIIVKFSSSKLKQKVFTERKKFKGSGISVSEDFYRATHLSQKKLIEFGKARGQKYVLRLNRLQIDKKTYVYCPVTDRVCEIHTNELRSTNSVPNAPSDGPSNSQT; from the coding sequence atgcaaccgcttcaaaacccgttcttgtttgttgtacagATTCTGGCGTTCCTCGGCACATGGCAGCCCTTGGATTCCTTTTGCGAGGCTATCGTCCTGCCTCTATCACCATGTTACGTCAGAGATCAACACTATGGCGGAAACGCCACATCATCAACCCTTGACGCGGTGTACATCGTGCCCCGACTTGGCTGGCCATTCCCATCGCCTACGACACCAGTCAGCCGGATGTACTTAAGAGCGACGCTTTCATCGGGCCACTTCAGTGGGCTggacggagcggcagccatgcaaccgcttcaaaacccgttcttgtttgttgtacagGTTGGTAAACACCCGTCGTTGCACGCTAAGCGATCCAGTAATATCTGTCTGCTGCTCTTCCCAGGCCCACTGGTGATTCTTTGTGATTTCTTTGAGTGTATATATGTTGTTAAGTTGCTTATGTTAGCTGGGGATGTGGAACAGAACCCTGGTCCTCAAAAGGAGATTCTAGACGCCATTGCGGCCTTGTCGGCTAAAAGTGACGCACGCCACACCGAGGTAATAGGGATGCTATCAGAGGTCCGAGCTAATCAACAAAAACTTGAGGAAAAAGTTTCCAGCTTAGCCAGTAGGCTCGCAACAGTTGAATCCCTGGTGGAATCATATGAAGCAAATCAGAATGGTGTTGATCTACCGAGAGTAGTCGATGAAGCTGTGCGAGACCAAACTGCAGCAATAACTTCTCGGTTGGACGAGCTGGAAGACCGCTCTCGCCGTGACAACCTTATATTCTACGGGATTCCTGACGTCCCAGCTGAGAACTGGTCCGAATCGGAAACTAAAATTCGAAACTGCCTTACCAATTTACTACAGATAACTTTAATAGATGAAGCCATTTCCCGCGCCCACAGGCTGGGTACCTATGCAGTAAATAAGCACCGGCCCATAATCGTAAAATTCTCGTCCTCAAAACTTAAGCAAAAGGTTTTCACTGagcgaaaaaaattcaaaggttctgGCATTTCTGTTAGCGAAGACTTCTACCGCGCCACACACTTGTCACAGAAAAAATTGATTGAATTCGGAAAGGCTAGAGGACAGAAATATGTGTTACGGCTTAACCGTCTACAAATCGACAAAAAAACTTACGTTTACTGTCCGGTAACTGATCGAGTCTGCGAAATCCACACAAACGAGCTTCGTTCGACAAATTCTGTCCCAAATGCACCTTCTGATGGCCCTAGCAATTCACAAACATAG